The following DNA comes from Syngnathoides biaculeatus isolate LvHL_M chromosome 18, ASM1980259v1, whole genome shotgun sequence.
cTAACTGAAGGAGTCTTGAATACTGACTTTACTTGAGGCCAGCGAGGCCTttaggtctttagatgttgtttgaggttcttttgtaaCAACCTGGATGTAGTAGTCCAGTattccgggagcttctcctttccatcgagagcctgtctcacctctttccgaaaggccgcacaatattcttcccttctgagcttccaccacatggttttctggtctacctttttcttcttaatcttcctacccaccaccagaatcatcctacacgccaccatcctatgctgtcgagctacactctcccctaccactagcTTACAGTCACTAACTTCCTTCAGactacattgtctgcacaaaatataatccacctgtgtgcttctacctccgctcttgtaggtcactatatgttcctccctcttctggaaataagtgtttactacagccatctccatcctttttgcaaagtccaccaccatctgtccctcaaagtccCTTTCCTTGATGCCTTACtcacccatcactttttcatcgcccctgtttccttcaacatgtccattacaatctgcaccaatcacaactctctcggtCTGAGATCCTAAGAACTACTTaatctcgttccttccagaatttctctttcaactctcggtcacatcctacctgtggggcatagccgctaatcacattatacataacaccctcatcactccatctgatactcttatcacctccaagacattcttaaccagctcttccttttatataacccctactccatttctcttcccatctactccatggtaaaataatttaaaccctgcttctaaacttctagcctgactACCTTTCCTCCTGCGctcttgaatgcacaatatatcaacctttcgcctcctaatcatcatgtccacCAACTCTGCTGAATGCCAGCGGTTGACAGTGCTGGTTGAGCGCCCCTGAGGTGTGGGTGAGAGGGGGCTCTGGGTCAGGCGCCACAGAGGTGTGGGCGAGAGGCAGTTCTGGGTTGGGGGCTGCAGAGGCATGAGTGAAAGGCGGCTGGGGCGCCGCAGAGGCATGagcgagaggtggctggggcaccgCAAAGGGGTGGGCGAGAGGCGGACCTGTCGCTGCTGGGGAGTGAACGGGTGGGGGTCAGGCCCTGCCGAGACAGAAGCATGAGGCAGCTGGGGGTCAGCGGGTGCCTCCTCAATCTGCTGCCATCGAGGTTTGGGGGAGTGGATACGAGAGCGGCAGAGTGCACATGGACTCAGGAAGGTGAACTGGGAAACATGAGTAAAAGTGTATTTATTGGTGTATTTTGGTCAGTGTGGCTTGGGAGGAGTGTAGCGGGAGGCATAAAGGTGAGCTCTACTTGGACACCTCTGCTGGCCACCACACGGGGGTCCAGGATAAATGGTCAAAAGGGTGCCCCAGAAAAGGTGTGAGGAAGAGGACTTCGGCTTAGTCACATCGGGGGAGGTGACACAAATTGTTCCGATATCACAGCCAGAATCGGGCAGGGGATCATATTAATGCAGGTCCTCCTCAAAATCAGATAAATCAGAGTCTGAAAAGACATGGTTGTTAACCGGTTGTGCGTGGAGGATACTTATAACACGTGGGTGCTGCAGGTGACAAGGTAGGAGAGGACAAAACGACAGAGCTCACTCAGATCAGGGACGCTTGGTCAGCAGGTTGCGCTGGGAAGCAGACTGGCAACGTGTCCAGCGATGGTGCgttttcctgctgggtcctgttaaAACCTATTTATTCTGTCACGAGCAAGCGACATGGGGTAGGACCGAAATGTAGGACTACGAGCCTGGGACATGATTTTCGAGGGTAGTTTAATTATGGCAGAGgccatacacaggtaagcaatttaaaaaggcagaggcaaaaaaaaaatgtagccaaAAGGCAAAGTTCGAATATCCAGAAACGATGTCCGATGACTACGAGGTACaacttgaaacatgaacaagacttgactcgGTGGCACAGAACACTGTCACGAGGGGGATGCTCTCACAAGAAGCTTGCGTACTCATACACGATGCTCCAGTGTCAACCACAACGAGCTGTCACCTGACAATGAAAAACCCAAGACTTATATGCATTGCCTTATTAGATTCAAGGAGGGGCAGGTGAGGAGCCACACCCCGTGCAAGATGCGTGGGCCCTGACAACGGAGACACTTCATAGAAAGTGTTTACCCTTTGTTCACGAGCTCAAGCAGTAACAAGCTAGCAAGCTAAGCAGTTCTCTTCTGTTCTTGTCTTTTATTCTATTATTCTCTGGTTGAAGGCGCAAAAGTGTTGACAGGATCAAAGACCAAGGAGGTTGTCAACAAATTAGATTTgagcagtttgtttttttttgtcttgcagaGGTGAGTGAAAATCATCAACCAGAGTGGCAGCAGTCAGTGTCTCCTCatatcaaagaggaagaggatgaagaaACAGTTCAACACATCAAAGAGGTGGAGGGAGACTTCGGGCACATTAAAGACGAAGCGCTGGAGGAAATCATAAAGATTCCATCCACTGATGTCCCTTTGAAGAGTGAAGGTGAAGGTCAAAGTGAGGCGAGCAGATGTGTGGAGCCTCCAAGTAGCTGGTCAAGTGAACACGTGACAGCAAAAGATGATGGAGACCACTGTGGAGGATCACCAACATATGGCCTCTTAGCGCCACTCTCTGATAGTGATGACATGGAGTCACACTCGCCTCACATTAATGATGACTATGAACAGTCAGAAGGTTATATGACATGTCAGACTAAAAATGTCTGCTGGACTTGTTCTCAATGtagtaaaatattttcttccaaGCGCAGTTTGGTGCAACAtgtcaaaatacacacaggagagaaaccttttgcctgctctaTTTGCGGCAAAAGATTCACTCTCAAGGGAAACTTAACAACACACATAAGAGCCCACACTGGTGAGagaccttttgcctgctcaatttgtggtcaaagattctctcagaaGGGAAGTGTAAAAAGACATACACTAATCCACACTGGTAAGGAATCTTTCCCCTTCTCAGTTTGTGTTAAAACTTTCTCCAGTAAGGAACGGTTAAAATTTCACACAATAAGACACGCTGCTGAGAAACATTTtgcctgctcaatttgtgggCAGCAATTCACTGAAAAGGAAAGCTTAAAAAAGCATAAAAGAGTCCACACTTGTCAGAAATCTTTTGCATGCTCAGTTTGTTGTCAAAGATTTACTCGGAAGGGAgacttaaaaagacacacaataacccacactggtgagaaaccatttTCTTGCTCAACTTGcagtcaaagattcactcaaaaGGGAACCTTGAAAATACACACCAGatcccacactggtgagaagccttttgcctgcacagtttgtggtcaaagattcactcggaagggaGTTTTAAAAAGGCACAcgagaacccacactggtgagaaacctttttcttgcTCAATTTGCGGTCAAAAATTCACTCAGAAGGGAACCTTGAAAATGCACaccagaacacacactggtgagaaacctttttcctgcagaGTTTGCGGTCAGAAATTCACACGAAAAGGAtacttaaaaatgcacacaagaacaCCCACTGGTGAAAAACTTCTTTCCTGCTCAGGTTGTGACCGAAGATTCTCTTGTAAGTCTGAGGTAAAGACACACAATTGTGCTGGTAAGAAGAATTAACACTGGTGTCAAAATAAGTTTAAGGGACTGAATGTTGTGGTAAAGACAGCGACTGTCGCTCAGTCATATGGGTCGTCCAGTCACTGAAAGGTCGACGATTCGAACCCTCACTCCAACAGTCTGTATGTCAAAGTGCAAGACCAAACCCTCATTTGCTCCCAGTGAGTCTGGCACCGCCTTGTACGGCATTAGCCGGCCGTTAGTTTAGGTGTAAATTTCGCGACCAACTCAAAGATTCCCACAATAAACATGCCTCCCTCCCCCCAGTTTTAAAACCACTGCTTTACGATAAGATAGTGACTTTTCATTCAATGTCTACAACTCCTGGGAGAATAGTAGTTTGGTCAGCTATTTGATGTTGAAATAGTGACGCTATGGAAAAACGTGGGTTAAGACTGTAGTGTCTGTTGTAAACAAAGGTTACTTCTGGACAATGTTCCCTCttattttttacgtgtctgagcaaacacactaaggctgtgagcgctccttttgaccagtgtgagcaacatcagatgtctGCAcggtggtcagatcagtgtcatccattgaagttacatggctcattaaaaggttcagatttacattcccatcagaacatttttcagaacaattttgttttcacaaactttgactgaaaatgtcaacaaccaaaaaaatacaatacaaatacataccaagccaactatcgatccatccatccattttcttcgcagcttatcctcacaaggttcacggttagtgctggagcctatcccaactttcaacgggctggaggcagggtacacccttaactggttgccccaagccaactattaactataaatttaaatgtcacttccaacttttttttttaaacctacaatgatatccccatttgtttttcttggcgtaagactgaattattgcttgcagaatatcttttgcaatgcatgttgaaagctgaatgatgctcccaaactgttttaggGTTATCGTTATGTTGCTTCCTATatgtaaaatacagaattagctttttgggcaatgtatcatctgtgctttcgtccttaatcaggctgtgccaaggtttTAACAttccacaccatctcatccagtactttctactttggcttcagaccagatcttttttactcaaagaagagaaaatctcatccatttttactacttttttcttctattattcacatacatccattgtttgtaattatgagtgtacccctttaaaatgcaGGGGGCAGTggcaggtaaactaggaagtagagtgtgtggcagaGAGTGGCCAAGCAGCAGCTCTTTCTGAGAGGCAG
Coding sequences within:
- the LOC133491648 gene encoding gastrula zinc finger protein XlCGF57.1-like → MCARRTAEYEEDLGGPKEKKEPQPHLLDAVFHLQPQIVLRRAEVSENHQPEWQQSVSPHIKEEEDEETVQHIKEVEGDFGHIKDEALEEIIKIPSTDVPLKSEGEGQSEASRCVEPPSSWSSEHVTAKDDGDHCGGSPTYGLLAPLSDSDDMESHSPHINDDYEQSEGYMTCQTKNVCWTCSQCSKIFSSKRSLVQHVKIHTGEKPFACSICGKRFTLKGNLTTHIRAHTGERPFACSICGQRFSQKGSVKRHTLIHTGKESFPFSVCVKTFSSKERLKFHTIRHAAEKHFACSICGQQFTEKESLKKHKRVHTCQKSFACSVCCQRFTRKGDLKRHTITHTGEKPFSCSTCSQRFTQKGTLKIHTRSHTGEKPFACTVCGQRFTRKGVLKRHTRTHTGEKPFSCSICGQKFTQKGTLKMHTRTHTGEKPFSCRVCGQKFTRKGYLKMHTRTPTGEKLLSCSGCDRRFSCKSEVKTHNCAGKKN